Proteins encoded in a region of the Ancylobacter sp. SL191 genome:
- the torT gene encoding TMAO reductase system periplasmic protein TorT, producing the protein MFTATTRHPVLSRLRRRTLAGAALLAFAATSLSPAAAETKWFPMKIYDASSGTPKAAEYTPLAKAAKPYNICVLFPHMKDSFWVAVAYGIVKQAETSNVNMNLYEAGGYENLPKQLSQFDDCMAAKADAIIVGAISGAGLMKKFEEAKAKGIPVVGVTNPLPPNALPAANYVDFVAMGEVTGEGLLAQTKPGEKLNIVTFPGPAGSGWAESFNEGFKKAVAKNPDAKILGEKFGDSGVAVQLQLIQDALQAYPSINVIWGTAPTAEAAIGAVAEAGRADIKIVSSYENQAMLDALNRGDILAFATQYPVGEGAIAIDQAIRLIEKKPVMSLVQPVAAVIDKTTVPNLQMDLVLAPASWSPVYSVKAK; encoded by the coding sequence ATGTTCACCGCCACCACCCGCCATCCGGTCCTTTCGCGCCTGAGGCGCCGGACCCTCGCCGGCGCCGCGCTTCTCGCTTTCGCCGCCACCTCGCTCTCCCCGGCAGCGGCGGAGACCAAGTGGTTCCCGATGAAGATCTATGACGCCTCGTCGGGGACGCCGAAGGCGGCGGAGTACACGCCGCTCGCAAAGGCCGCTAAGCCCTACAATATCTGTGTGCTGTTCCCGCACATGAAGGACAGCTTCTGGGTCGCGGTTGCCTATGGCATCGTCAAGCAGGCCGAGACCTCGAACGTGAACATGAATCTCTACGAGGCCGGCGGCTACGAGAACCTGCCCAAGCAACTCTCGCAGTTCGACGACTGCATGGCCGCGAAGGCCGATGCCATCATCGTCGGTGCCATCTCCGGCGCCGGGCTGATGAAGAAGTTCGAGGAGGCCAAGGCCAAGGGCATACCGGTGGTCGGCGTCACCAACCCGCTGCCGCCCAACGCGCTGCCGGCCGCCAACTATGTCGACTTCGTCGCCATGGGCGAGGTCACCGGCGAGGGTCTGCTCGCGCAGACCAAGCCCGGCGAAAAGCTGAACATCGTCACCTTCCCTGGCCCGGCCGGCTCGGGCTGGGCCGAATCCTTCAACGAGGGCTTCAAGAAGGCCGTGGCGAAGAACCCCGACGCCAAGATTCTCGGTGAGAAGTTCGGCGATTCCGGCGTGGCCGTGCAGCTTCAGCTGATCCAGGACGCGCTTCAGGCCTATCCGAGCATCAACGTCATCTGGGGCACGGCGCCGACCGCCGAAGCCGCCATCGGCGCCGTTGCCGAGGCCGGTCGCGCCGACATCAAGATCGTCTCGTCTTACGAGAACCAGGCCATGCTCGACGCGCTGAACCGTGGCGACATCCTGGCCTTCGCCACGCAGTACCCGGTGGGTGAAGGGGCGATCGCGATCGACCAGGCGATCCGGTTGATCGAGAAGAAGCCGGTGATGTCGCTGGTGCAACCGGTCGCCGCGGTG
- a CDS encoding hydantoinase B/oxoprolinase family protein has product MAELDPVTFEVLKNSFITSVDQMGEQILRTCYSFVIYNHDFSSALHDANGECAAQGNADIAVHVGTLHFTCKEVMRHFAGDMHEGDVYAINDPYAGGTHFSDVRLIRPIFADGKIIAFSQSNGHWSDVGGSVPGSFDVSAKEMFKEGLRITPVRLFDKGRFVKDVAHLIASNTRDPASIIGDIQAQAEATAVCQREILRLVGKYGRETVETGLSAVQDYVERSARARIAALPDGEWETVDFIDRDPAGGEGMIPIHIKLTIKGDKAIYDFTGSHPVIGSIYNSAFGTTFSAVAAGMKTFFPDLPLNSGFYRCFEIIVPEGSIVDAQWPVAVTGFLMPFEKIMNSIYEMWSKLMPERALACAFNLEYLLTGGRDARTPDKPIFMFYDWLPGGWGGRNGKDGANVTTACFGTGMMAQPVEGQERANPILTTECEILKDSPGPGKWRGGAGVVKTSLMLAAEKTVISYICDRERAVVWGIEGGLPSMPHGLTLKRAGADTEERLGSIFSDVPIGEGDVFSRPTAGGGGFGDPLDREPARVLEDVKDDYVSVERAAKDYGVVIRTIDAELCEYEVDAPATEGLRATQRSMRVDEARIDPEAVAARYRAGEIDAMDAIRRHAVILDWGTGALLPESTRQFREVFERRSLANWRH; this is encoded by the coding sequence ATGGCCGAGCTCGACCCCGTGACCTTCGAGGTCCTCAAGAACTCCTTCATCACCAGCGTCGACCAGATGGGCGAGCAGATCCTGCGGACCTGCTACTCGTTCGTGATCTACAATCACGACTTTTCCAGCGCCCTGCACGACGCGAACGGCGAATGCGCCGCCCAAGGCAATGCGGACATCGCCGTGCATGTCGGCACGCTGCACTTCACCTGCAAGGAAGTGATGCGCCACTTCGCAGGCGACATGCACGAGGGCGACGTCTACGCGATCAACGACCCCTATGCCGGCGGCACGCATTTCTCCGATGTGCGCCTCATTCGGCCGATATTCGCCGACGGCAAGATCATCGCCTTCTCGCAGTCCAACGGCCACTGGTCGGATGTTGGCGGCTCGGTGCCCGGCTCGTTCGACGTCTCCGCCAAGGAGATGTTCAAGGAAGGGCTGCGCATCACCCCGGTGCGGCTGTTCGACAAAGGCCGCTTCGTCAAGGACGTGGCGCACCTCATCGCCTCCAACACCCGCGATCCCGCCTCGATCATCGGCGACATCCAGGCGCAGGCCGAAGCGACCGCCGTGTGCCAGCGCGAGATCCTGCGCCTCGTCGGCAAGTACGGTCGCGAAACCGTCGAGACCGGCTTGTCCGCTGTGCAGGACTATGTCGAGCGCTCGGCACGCGCGCGCATTGCCGCGCTGCCGGACGGCGAGTGGGAGACGGTCGACTTCATCGACCGTGATCCGGCGGGCGGTGAGGGGATGATCCCGATCCACATCAAGCTCACCATCAAGGGCGACAAGGCGATCTATGATTTCACCGGCAGCCACCCGGTGATCGGCTCCATCTACAATTCCGCCTTCGGCACCACCTTCTCGGCAGTGGCGGCGGGGATGAAGACCTTCTTCCCTGATCTGCCGCTCAATTCCGGCTTCTACCGCTGTTTCGAGATCATCGTTCCCGAGGGTTCGATCGTCGACGCGCAATGGCCGGTCGCGGTGACGGGCTTCCTGATGCCGTTCGAGAAGATCATGAACTCGATCTACGAGATGTGGTCGAAGCTCATGCCCGAGCGGGCGCTCGCCTGCGCGTTCAACCTCGAATATCTGCTCACCGGCGGGCGGGATGCGCGCACGCCCGACAAGCCGATCTTCATGTTCTACGACTGGCTGCCCGGCGGCTGGGGCGGGCGCAACGGTAAGGACGGCGCCAATGTCACGACCGCGTGCTTCGGCACCGGCATGATGGCCCAGCCGGTCGAGGGACAGGAACGGGCCAACCCGATCCTCACCACCGAATGCGAGATCCTCAAGGATTCGCCCGGCCCCGGCAAATGGCGCGGCGGCGCCGGCGTGGTGAAGACCTCGCTGATGCTGGCGGCCGAGAAGACGGTCATCTCCTACATCTGCGACCGCGAACGCGCGGTGGTCTGGGGCATCGAAGGCGGCCTGCCCTCCATGCCGCACGGGCTCACGCTGAAGCGCGCGGGTGCGGACACGGAGGAGCGGCTCGGCTCGATCTTCTCCGATGTGCCGATCGGCGAGGGCGACGTGTTCTCCCGTCCCACGGCCGGCGGCGGCGGCTTCGGCGATCCGCTCGATCGCGAACCGGCGCGGGTGCTGGAGGACGTGAAGGACGACTACGTCTCGGTCGAACGGGCCGCCAAGGATTATGGCGTCGTCATCCGCACCATCGATGCCGAGCTGTGCGAGTACGAGGTGGACGCGCCGGCGACCGAGGGCTTGCGGGCCACGCAGCGGAGCATGCGCGTCGACGAAGCGCGCATTGACCCGGAAGCGGTGGCCGCGCGCTACCGGGCCGGCGAAATCGACGCGATGGACGCCATCCGCCGCCACGCGGTGATCCTCGACTGGGGCACCGGTGCGCTGCTGCCGGAGTCCACGCGCCAGTTCCGCGAGGTCTTCGAACGCCGTTCGCTCGCCAATTGGAGACATTGA
- a CDS encoding helix-turn-helix domain-containing protein, with protein sequence MRASYSTNQAAPMQRRQFWQTAVSSTYFPLDLRFASGDTFTGSLGAWSLGPISVSRNVSDGLLYRRHERHLVAEREESYLITVPELAEIRFEQDGRQVQCRPGAFLIERSHLPYEFSHSDPAALWVMKVPSAVLRARIARPERLATLQFDASRAVGAMFVDMLRLTGARIDEMDEPARALLGKQLVDLLAMAIEADERVLAGNSSTVRNAHLHRCEHFIRTRLGDMRLSPQLVAEGCGISVRYLHQIFEAEGITVGAYIRNQRLLASDAMLRDPHCRKSISEIAYEWGFGDQAQFSRNYRARFGCTPSEARAVSRSPAN encoded by the coding sequence ATGCGTGCCAGCTACTCGACCAATCAGGCGGCGCCGATGCAGAGGCGCCAGTTCTGGCAGACGGCCGTCTCCAGCACATATTTTCCGCTCGATCTGCGGTTCGCCTCCGGAGACACTTTCACCGGCAGCCTCGGCGCCTGGTCGCTGGGACCGATCTCCGTCTCGCGCAACGTGTCCGACGGGCTGCTCTATCGCCGTCATGAGCGCCACCTGGTCGCCGAACGCGAGGAAAGCTATCTCATCACTGTCCCCGAACTGGCCGAGATCCGTTTCGAGCAGGACGGGCGGCAAGTGCAGTGCCGGCCGGGTGCCTTCCTGATCGAGCGCAGCCATCTGCCCTATGAGTTCAGCCACAGCGATCCGGCCGCGCTCTGGGTGATGAAGGTGCCGAGCGCGGTGCTGCGGGCCCGCATTGCCCGGCCGGAGCGCCTTGCCACGCTTCAGTTCGACGCCAGCCGCGCCGTGGGCGCCATGTTCGTCGATATGCTGCGCCTGACCGGGGCGCGCATTGATGAGATGGACGAACCAGCCCGCGCGCTGCTTGGCAAGCAGCTCGTCGATCTGCTCGCCATGGCGATCGAGGCGGACGAACGGGTGCTCGCCGGGAACTCCTCGACGGTGCGCAACGCTCATCTGCACCGCTGCGAGCATTTCATTCGCACGCGGCTCGGCGACATGCGGCTGTCGCCGCAACTGGTGGCCGAAGGTTGCGGCATCTCCGTGCGCTATTTGCACCAGATCTTCGAGGCCGAGGGCATTACCGTCGGCGCCTATATCCGCAACCAGCGGCTGCTCGCCAGCGACGCGATGCTGCGCGACCCGCATTGCCGCAAGTCGATTTCCGAAATTGCCTATGAATGGGGCTTCGGCGACCAGGCTCAGTTCAGTCGCAATTACCGCGCCCGCTTCGGCTGCACGCCGAGCGAGGCGCGTGCCGTTTCCCGTTCTCCCGCAAACTGA
- a CDS encoding aspartate aminotransferase family protein — MLSNSLHSLDVAHHIHPVTNLRRHERQGPIVIDRGAGIYVYDDEGREYLEAMAGLWSVGVGFGEPRLVAAATRQLEKLPYYHVFSQKAHAPSALLATKLAEIGPAGLDRVFFTNSGGEANDTVIKFVWYYNNALGRPEKKKFISREGAYHGITIAAASLTGLAGNQKGFDLPLPFARHVSRPHYYRNGLPGESEAAFVERLGQELEDMILAEGPETVAAFIGEPLMGAGGVIVPPAGYWQKVQEICRKYDVLVIADEVINGFGRLGTMFGCEALGIAPDILVCSKQITSSYQPLAAILMKDDIFQPIADYSEKLGVFGHGYTTGAHPVATAVALENLAIIEERGLVARAAAMGEYMRAGLARFADHPLVGEVRGMGLIAAVELVADKATKARFDPVGKVGLRLFDRAHDHGLIIRAIGDSIAFCPPMIITEAEIDELLRRFTLTLDDITSWVNAGMPDA; from the coding sequence ATGCTGTCGAACTCGCTGCACAGTCTGGACGTCGCCCATCACATTCATCCGGTCACCAATCTGCGCCGGCATGAACGCCAGGGGCCGATCGTCATCGACCGCGGCGCGGGCATCTATGTCTATGACGACGAGGGCCGCGAATATCTCGAGGCCATGGCGGGGTTGTGGAGCGTCGGTGTCGGCTTCGGCGAGCCTCGCCTTGTCGCCGCGGCGACAAGGCAGCTGGAGAAGCTGCCCTATTACCATGTGTTCTCGCAAAAAGCGCATGCGCCCTCGGCGCTGCTCGCCACCAAGCTGGCAGAGATCGGTCCCGCGGGGCTCGATCGCGTCTTCTTCACCAATTCCGGCGGCGAGGCCAACGACACCGTCATCAAGTTCGTCTGGTATTACAACAACGCGCTGGGCCGGCCGGAGAAGAAGAAGTTCATCTCGCGCGAAGGCGCCTATCACGGCATCACCATTGCCGCCGCGAGCCTCACCGGGCTCGCTGGAAACCAGAAGGGCTTCGACCTGCCGCTGCCCTTCGCTCGGCACGTATCGCGCCCACACTATTACCGTAACGGTCTGCCGGGGGAGAGCGAGGCCGCCTTCGTGGAGCGGCTTGGCCAGGAACTCGAGGACATGATCCTCGCGGAGGGACCGGAGACGGTCGCCGCCTTCATCGGCGAGCCGCTGATGGGCGCGGGCGGGGTCATCGTACCGCCCGCGGGATATTGGCAGAAGGTACAGGAGATCTGCCGGAAGTATGATGTCCTGGTCATCGCCGATGAAGTGATCAACGGCTTCGGCCGGCTCGGCACGATGTTCGGCTGCGAAGCGCTTGGCATCGCGCCGGACATTCTTGTCTGCTCCAAGCAGATCACTTCCTCCTACCAGCCGCTCGCCGCCATCCTGATGAAGGACGACATCTTCCAGCCCATCGCGGATTATTCCGAGAAGCTCGGCGTGTTCGGTCATGGCTACACGACGGGGGCTCATCCGGTCGCGACGGCCGTGGCGCTGGAGAACCTCGCCATCATCGAGGAGCGCGGCCTCGTCGCCCGCGCCGCCGCCATGGGCGAGTATATGCGCGCCGGCCTTGCCCGCTTCGCCGACCATCCGCTGGTGGGCGAGGTGCGCGGCATGGGCCTCATCGCCGCGGTGGAGCTGGTGGCGGACAAGGCGACCAAAGCGCGGTTCGACCCGGTCGGCAAGGTCGGGCTGCGGCTGTTCGACCGCGCGCACGATCACGGCCTGATCATCCGCGCCATCGGCGACTCGATTGCCTTCTGCCCGCCGATGATCATCACCGAGGCGGAGATCGACGAGTTGTTGCGCCGGTTCACGCTCACGCTCGACGACATCACCAGCTGGGTCAACGCCGGCATGCCGGACGCCTGA
- a CDS encoding hydantoinase/oxoprolinase family protein — protein sequence MQNLRVAVDVGGTFTDICIMDEATGLIRIEKTSSTRDPIDGIMSGVEKAGIDLSQVALFSHGTTVATNALITRRLPRAAVVSTKGFRDVIEIRRANKEDLWDVYKDVVPPYVPRRDRLTVPERIDAAGRIVEPLDEDAARDVARILKKRGVATIAVCFMNAYLNGANEQRMREILKEAMPDIPVSISSQVLPEIFEHERFSTTVANAVVSPVVVDYTTRLGERLADGGYTRDLLLLHTGGGVMTPASVKDFAARLAGSGIAAGAIASRYIAGLCGFPHSIGLDMGGTSTDVSLAYNGQSRVTKDWHIEFGYPIRFSSIEVLTIGAGGGSLAWTDPAGGLRNGPQSAGAFPGPACYGNGNTQPTNTDANVTLGRLGTSLAGGKVQLDPELARHSVEEGVAKPFGLGLHEAADAIVRVANANMSDAVRLISISRGYDPRDFALVAFGGAGALHGVDVARELAIPVVIVPPNPGVTSALGCLLVDMQHDFSQSCMVAADEADPAAIEAQFAALEREAMERLTHEGVTEADIVLQRSIDMMYRGQWRSLAVNAPRPIGAIADLVDHFHAEHKREYNFRRDDAPVSFFRLNLKAIGVVPKAELAVHTPTGATPLPSSHRRVWFDGEGLDTPVYDRDELPCGFVFEGPAIVEQLDSTTVVPPGARAEVDKFLNIIIRVKG from the coding sequence GTGCAGAATCTCCGCGTGGCCGTCGACGTCGGCGGCACCTTCACCGACATCTGCATCATGGATGAGGCGACCGGCCTCATCCGTATCGAGAAGACGTCCTCCACCCGCGATCCCATCGACGGGATCATGAGCGGTGTCGAGAAAGCCGGTATCGACCTTTCGCAGGTCGCGCTGTTCTCGCATGGCACCACGGTGGCCACCAATGCGCTGATCACCCGCCGACTGCCCCGCGCCGCCGTGGTGTCGACCAAGGGCTTTCGCGACGTCATCGAGATCCGCCGCGCCAACAAGGAAGACCTCTGGGACGTCTACAAGGACGTGGTGCCACCCTATGTGCCGCGCCGCGACCGGCTCACCGTGCCCGAGCGTATCGACGCGGCCGGACGCATCGTCGAGCCGCTGGACGAGGACGCCGCCCGCGATGTCGCCCGCATCCTGAAGAAGCGCGGCGTCGCCACCATCGCCGTGTGCTTCATGAACGCCTATCTCAACGGCGCCAACGAGCAGCGCATGCGCGAGATACTGAAGGAGGCGATGCCGGATATTCCGGTCTCCATCTCATCGCAGGTGCTGCCCGAAATCTTCGAGCACGAGCGCTTTTCCACGACCGTGGCGAACGCCGTCGTCAGCCCCGTGGTGGTCGACTACACGACAAGGCTCGGCGAGCGTCTGGCCGATGGCGGCTACACCCGCGACCTCCTGCTGCTGCACACCGGCGGCGGCGTGATGACGCCAGCCAGCGTGAAGGATTTTGCCGCCCGCCTCGCCGGATCGGGCATCGCGGCGGGGGCCATCGCCAGCCGCTACATCGCCGGTCTGTGCGGTTTCCCCCACTCCATCGGCCTCGATATGGGGGGCACCTCCACCGACGTGTCGCTCGCCTATAATGGCCAGTCGCGCGTCACCAAGGACTGGCATATCGAGTTCGGTTACCCGATCCGCTTTTCCTCCATCGAGGTGCTCACCATCGGCGCCGGTGGCGGCTCGCTGGCCTGGACCGATCCCGCCGGCGGCCTGCGCAATGGCCCCCAGTCGGCGGGCGCGTTTCCCGGTCCTGCCTGCTATGGCAACGGCAACACGCAGCCCACCAACACCGACGCCAATGTCACGCTCGGCCGCCTCGGCACCTCGCTGGCCGGCGGCAAGGTGCAGCTCGATCCGGAACTCGCCCGCCATTCGGTGGAGGAAGGCGTCGCCAAGCCGTTCGGCCTTGGCTTGCACGAGGCCGCGGACGCGATCGTCCGGGTCGCCAATGCCAACATGTCGGATGCGGTGCGGCTGATCTCGATCTCGCGCGGCTACGACCCGCGCGATTTTGCCCTCGTCGCCTTTGGCGGCGCCGGTGCGCTGCACGGGGTCGATGTCGCCCGCGAACTCGCCATTCCCGTGGTGATCGTGCCGCCCAATCCCGGTGTCACCTCGGCCCTGGGTTGTCTGCTGGTCGACATGCAGCACGATTTCTCGCAAAGCTGCATGGTCGCCGCCGATGAGGCCGACCCGGCCGCCATCGAGGCCCAGTTCGCCGCGCTGGAGCGCGAAGCGATGGAGCGGCTGACGCATGAGGGCGTCACTGAAGCCGACATCGTACTGCAGCGCTCCATCGACATGATGTATCGCGGCCAGTGGCGATCCCTTGCGGTCAATGCGCCGCGCCCGATCGGCGCCATTGCCGATCTGGTCGACCACTTCCACGCCGAACATAAGCGTGAATACAACTTCCGCCGTGACGACGCGCCGGTGAGCTTCTTCCGCCTCAATCTCAAGGCGATCGGCGTCGTGCCCAAGGCAGAGCTGGCCGTGCATACGCCCACCGGCGCCACACCCCTGCCCTCCTCCCACCGCCGCGTCTGGTTCGACGGCGAGGGTCTCGACACGCCGGTCTACGACCGCGACGAACTGCCCTGCGGTTTCGTCTTCGAGGGGCCGGCCATCGTCGAGCAGCTCGATTCCACCACCGTCGTCCCGCCGGGCGCGCGCGCCGAAGTCGACAAGTTCCTCAACATCATCATCCGTGTGAAGGGCTGA